ACAACGACCGCGTCGCCGGCGTCGTCGCGGGGAACGCGCTCGAGATGCCGTCGACGGACGGCGTCACCGACCGCGAGGTCCTGCACGCCGTCGAGCGCGGCGAGCTCGATGAGTCGATCCTCGACGCGCGGGTCGACGAGGTGCTCGCGCTCATCGACCGCACGACGCCCACGGAAACGCCGGCGGTGGACCACGACCGTCATCACGAGCTCGCGATCGAGGCGGCCCGACGCTCGATCGTGCTCGCGTCGAATGACCGTGGCACGCTGCCGCTCGGGCCGGCGTCGGGCCGTGTCGCCGTCATCGGCGACTTCGCCGCGCGGCCGCGGTACCAGGGCGCCGGCAGCTCGCTGGTCAACCCGACGCGCGTGGACGCGCCGCTGGACGCCCTGCGCGACTCGGGCCTGGACATCATCGGGTACGAGGCCGGCTTCCGCCGCCGCGACATCGCGTCGCGGCGCCTGCGCGCCCGGGCCGTGCGGCTCGCGAAGCGCGCAGACGTCGTCCTGCTCTTCGTCGGCCTCGACGAATCCGCCGAGGCCGAGGCCGTCGACCGCGCCCACATGCGCCTCGCCGGCAATCAGCTCGAGCTCGCTCGTGAACTCATCGCCCTCGGCGTGCGGGTGGTCGCGGTCGTCGCGGGCGGCGCCCCGGTCGAGCTTCCATTCGCCGACGACGTCGACGCCGTCGTGCTCGGCTACCTCGGCGGGCAGGGCCTCGGCCCGGCGATCGCCGACGTGCTGACCGGCCGCGCGAATCCCGGCGGAAGGCTCGCCGAGACCTACCCGCTGCGCTATGCGGATGTTCCCAGCGCCGCCTCCTTCGCGCGCACCGAGGCGACCAGCGAGCACCGCGAGAGCATCTACCTCGGCTACCGCTACTACGACAAGGTCGGCGCGCCGGTGCGCTACCCGTTCGGCCACGGCCTGAGCTACACGTCGTTCGCGTACTCCGACCTGCGCGCGGATGCCGCATCCGCCCGCGTCACCGTCACCAACACCGGCGACCGCGCGGGCCACGAGACCGTGCAGCTGTACGTCGAGGCTCCGGATGCCGCGCGCGGCCAGTTCCGCGCCCCGCGCGAACTCGGCGGCTTCGCGACCGTCCGGCTCGACCCGGGCGAGAGCGCCACCGTGGAGGTCCGGTTCGCCGACCACGCCTTCCACGTGTTCGACACCGGCGCCCACGAGTGGCGGATCGCGCCCGGCGCCTACGCGGTGCTGGCCGGTGCGTCCTCGCGCGACATCCGGCTGCGCGCCGACGTCGTGATCGACGGCGAGCCGCTCGCGGTCTGCGATGCGCCGGCGCTCCCGCACTACACCAGCGGGCGCGTGGACGATGTGCCGGACGACGAGTACGCGGCCCTGCTCGGCCGCGCGCTCCCGACGGCGACCTGGCCGACCGATCGCCCCCTCACGCGCGACGACATCATCGCGCAGACGAAGGGGCGAGGCGGCTTTGCGAGCGTGCTCCACACGCTCATCGAAACGACGAGCCGTGCGCTCATGCTGCTGGGCCGGCCCCACGCGGCGAACAACGTGCGGTTCGTGCTCGACCTGCCCTTCCGGTCGGTCGAGCGGATGTCAGGAGGCCGCGTCGACGCCGACATGCTCGACGGCTTCCTGCTGATGGTCAACGGCCGATTCCTGCGCGGCATCCGCCACGCGTGGTCGGCCTGGCGCACGCGCCGCACCGAGGCGCGCGTCGCCGGTGAGAACTGAGAGAGACATGGCAACACGGAAAGAGATCAAGACCGACGCCCGCACGCGGCTCGCCGAGGAGAAGGCGGCCGCGAAGGAGCGTCGCGCCGAGCTGAAGGCGATGACGCCCGAGGAGCGGTCGGAGGCCAAGGCCGCCGACCGCGCCGCGGCACGCGCCGCGCAGCAGGAGCGCAAGGCCGCGCGCGCGTCGATGAATCGCGCCGAGCGCCGCGAGGCGAAGCGCCGCGAGCGCGCCTACAAGCGGACCAAGCACCGCCCCCGCCGACTGGTCGGCTGGGGCATCGGAACCGTCGCGGTCGTGGGCGTCGTGGTCCTGGTAGCGCCGTACGCGTCGGGCATCGCCCGCAGCGCCGCCCTCACGTTCACCGACGACACGCCGGCGGCGGCCGCCGCCCGCGAGGCCGCAGTTCCCGTGGCCGAGGCCGTCTCGGACGAGGGCATCGTGCTCCTCAAGAACGAGGACGAGGTGCTCCCGCTCTCGGACGGCACCGTCAACGTCTTCTCGTTCGCGTCCTTCAACCTCCAACTCGGCGGCGGCGGCTCGGGCGGCGGCGCCTCGGAGGGCGCGCCGACCCTGTACGAGGCCCTCGAAGCGCAGGGCGTGACGTGCAACCAGGAGCTGTACGCCGTCATGGAGGATGCCGGTGCGGAGCACGAGGTCGGTTCGTCCAACGCCTTCGTGCAGATCGCCGGTGCCCTCATCGGCGGCGACGAGGGGGAGCCGGCGCCCGACTATCTGACCGACGACGTCATGGCGCAGGCCGCAGGGTTCTCGGACACCGCGATCGTCGTCGTCGGGAACGCCGGATCCGAGGGGTCCGACTTCACCGCCGACACGCTGCGCCTCAGCGAGGAGCAGACGGCTCTGCTCGACCGCGTGACGGCGAGCATCCCGAACGTCATCGTGGTCGTCAACTCGGGCAACCAGATGGAGCTCGGCTTCCTCGACGAGTACCCCGAGATCACGGGCGCCGTCTGGATCGGCACCCCCGGACCGCAGGGCGCCGTCTCGCTCGCGAAGGTGCTGACCGGCGAGGTCAACCCGTCGGGCCGCCTCACCGACACCTACGCCTACGACGTCGAGTCCGCCCCCGCGACGGAGAACCTCGGCGACTACTCGTACGAGAACGTCGGGCGCGCCTTCCTCGACTACGAAGAGGGCATCTATGTCGGCTACCGCTACTACGAGACCCGCTACGCGGGCGACGCGGCCTACGACCAGATCGTCCAGTTCCCGTTCGGCTATGGGCTGAGCTACACGACGTTCGACTGGACCGACGCGCAGGTCACCGTCGGCGACGAGGTCGTCATGGTCGACGTGACGGTGACCAACACCGGCGACGTGGCGGGCAAGGACGTCGTCGAAGTGTACTTCGCAGCGCCGTACACCCCCGGCGGCATCGAGAAGTCGGCGATCGAGCTCGCCGGCTATGCCAAGACGTCGCTGCTCGAGCCCGGGCAGACCGAGACCGTCGCGGTGACCTTCGCGACGCGCGACATGTCGTCGTGGAGCGAGGACGCCCAGGCCTACGTCCTCGAGAAGGGCGACTACGACATCGTCGTGGGCACCGACGTGAGCAGCCCCGTGTTCACCGTCGGGACCACCGTCGGCGCCGAGGTCGTCTACGACACCGACGACGCGACGGGCGAGAGCCTGGAGAGCCTGTTCGACGACGCCGAGGGCGACCTCACGTACCTGTCGCGCGACGACTGGGACGGAACCTACCCCACGACGCCCGAGGGCGACACCGTGGCATCCGACGAGCTGCTCGCGCTGATGAACCCCGAGCTCGTTCCCGTCACGGAGGGCGAGGCGCCGGCCTACGGTGCCGACAACGGCCTGATGCTCGAGGACCTGAAGGGTCTCGACTACGACGACCCGCAGTGGGAGGTCTTCCTCGACCAGCTGACCCTCGAGGAGCAGATCGACCTCTTCTCGTACGGCGCGTACCTCACCGAGTCGGTGGACCGTCTCGGCATCCCCGCGATCACGATGCTCGACAGCCCCGCGGGCCTGAACTCGCTGTTCAGCTCGCTGGACTCGGCGTTCTACCCGTCCGAGATCGTCATCGCGTCGACCTGGAACGACGCGCTCGCCTACGAGGTCGGCGCCTCGGTGGCCGCTGAGGCGGCGGCCTACGGCATCGACGTCTGGTACGCGCCGGGCATGAACCTGCACCGCACGGCGATGGGCGGACGCGACTTCGAGTACTTCTCAGAGGACCCGCTGCTCAGCGGCAAGATGGCCGCCGGCATGGTGTCGGGCGCCGAGGAGAACGGTCTGCCGACCACGATGAAGCACTTCGCGCTCAACGACCAGGAGGTCAACGCGCGCTCGGGCATCAACGTGTTCGTGTCCGAGCAGGCGCTCCGCGAGCTGTACCTGCGCCCGTTCGAGATCACGGTCAAGGAGTCGCCCGTGTCGGGCGCCATGTCCTCGTTCATCAACATCGGCGGCGTGTGGGCCGGCGGCAACGGGGAGCTGCTGCAGGATGTGCTCCGCGACGAGTGGGGCTTCGAGGGCTTCGTCATCACCGACGCCGTCCTGGGCGGATGGATGGACCCCGTGCAGGCGGCCCTGAACGGGAACGACCTGATGCTCGCGGCGCTGAACCCCAGCGGGACGGCCTCCACCATGGCCCAGGCGGCCGAGGAGGACCCGATCGGCATCGGAAACGCCCTGCGCGACCGCGTCCACGCCGTGCTGTTCACCGTGCTCAAGACGAACCAGTTCGCCTGATGGACACCGTGGAGAGGGACAGCGACAGGGCGGAGATCGACGTCACCGCCCCCGCCCGCCGGCCCCGCCGCCGGCTGCGTAAGGCGCTCATCATCACCGGCTCGGTTCTCGGCGCGATCGTGCTGTCCCTCGGGGCGCTCGCCGCGTGGTTCCTGTACGCCGCCGCGCCGGCCGAGCCCGAGCTGGACGCCGACGTCGTCCGCAGCTCGATCGAGGTCGACGGGATGGCGCGCGAGTACGTCGCCGTCGTCCCGGCGGACCTCCCCGCCGATGCGCCGGTGGTGTTCGCGTTCCACGGATCGCGGATGGATGCCGAGGGCATGCGCGCGGCATCCGGCTATCGCTTCGACGAACTCGCGGCGGAGCGCGGCTTCGTCGCGGTCTATCCCGAGGGCTACGAGCAGACGTGGCACGACTGCCGTGCCACGACGCCCTACCCGGCGCGCGAAGACGACGTCGACGACGTCGCCTTCGTCGAGGCGATGGTCGCCGATCTGACCGACGCGTACGGCACGAGCACCGAACGGGTGTTCGCGACGGGCCTGTCGAACGGCGGACACATGTCGCTGCGTCTCGCGACCGAGGCCCCGGACGTCGTGCACGGCGTGGCAGCCTTCGCCGCGGCGTACCCGGCGGACGAGAGCAACGTGTGCGAGTGGGAGGGCGAGGCCGTCCCGACGATGCTCGTACTCGGCACCGCAGACCCGATCAACCCGTTCGACGGCGGTGATGCCGGCACGTTCGGCGGATCGCTGGGCACGGTGCTCTCGGCGGACGACAGCGCCGCATTCCTCGCGGACCGCGCCGGCGATGCCACCACGGCCGAGGTCGCGGCGTACGCGAACGCGGATGCCGCGGGCGAGACCGACGTCACCCGCACGGTCTACGGCGGTGACGCGCCCGTCGTCCTGTTCGCGGTCGAGGGCGGCGGCCACGTCGTCCCGAACCCGACGTACGCGCAGCCGCGTGTCATGGGAGCGACGACGTCCCACCTCGACGGCCCGCTCGCGGCGGTCGACTTCTTCGGCATCGACTGATTCGACGGGATGGCCCCCGGCCCGGCGGAAAGCCGAGCCGGGGGCTTTCTCGTCCTGGGCGTCAGCCCGTGGTCCGCGGGAGGCGCCTGCCTCAGCTCGCGGTGTGCGGCACGCGGCGCTCCGGCAGCTCCGGCAGCGTGATCGGCGAGGTCGTGGCGACCTCTTCGCTGAAGTCCTCGGGCACGGCGTCGACGACCGAGACGGGGCGGGTCTCGTCGATCGTGAGCCGGAAGCGCTTCTCCTCGTGGCGGCGCACACGTCCCGACGACAGCATCCAGACCGCCCCGATCGCGAACGCGCCGAGGACGGCGATGCCGCCCACGGTGATCGCGACGCGGGGCCCGAAGGTCGAGGCCACCCAGCCGGTGATGGGCGCGCCGATGGGCGTGCTGCCCATGATGACCGCCATGTACAGCGCGAGCACGCGCCCGCGCAGGGCCGGGTCGGTCGTGGTCTGCACGTAGCCGTTCGCGGTGGTCAGCATCGTCACGGTCGAGAAGCCGACGAACACCAGCGCGAGGGCGTACAGCCCGTAGGTCGGCATCACGGCGGACACCAGCGACGCCACACCGAACCCGCCGGCGGCGAGCACCATGACGCGCACGCGGGCGCGGTCGCGGCGGGCCGCCAGCAGGGCACCCGCGAACGAGCCGATCGCGAGGATCGAGCTGAGCAGCCCGTAGCCGTCGGCCTCCTGGCCGAACTCCAGGGCCATCGTCGAGGCGAAGATCGGGAAGTTCATGCCGAACGCGCCGAGGAGGAACACCATGATGAACGCCACGCGCAGATCGGGGCGGCCCCAGACGTAGCGGAAGCCCTCCGACAGGCGCGCGCGACCCGTCTGCCGCACGCGGGGCACGAGCTCGCGGGAGTGCATGGCACTCAGAGCGAGGATCATCGCGAGGAACGTCACGGCGTTGATGACGAAGACCCAGCCGGTCCCGACGGCGACGATCAGCAGACCGCCGACGGCCGGGCCGATGAGGCGGGCGAGGTTGAAGGACGCCGAATTGAGCGCGATCGCGTTCGAGGCGTGCTCGCGGGAGACCACATCCGACACGAAGGCCTGGCGGGCCGGCGCGTCGAACGCGTTGGCGACGCCGAAGGCCGCCGCGAAGCCGAACATGATGGGGAGAGTCATGACCCCGGTGAGCAGCAGCACACCGGCTCCGGTCGCCAGCAGCAGCAGGGCGGACTGCGTGACGAACAGGATGCGGCGCCTGTCGAAGCGGTCAGCCACCCAGCCCGTCAGGCTGACGAGGACCAGCGGCGGCCCGAACTGCAGCGCCATCGTCACGCCCATCGCGGCGGCGTTGTTGTCGGTGAGCTCGGTGAGGACGACCCAGTCCTGGGCGGTCGCCTGCATCCATCCGCCGATGTTCGACACGAGCGCGCCGAGGAACCAGATGCGGTAGTTGAAGGTCGTGAAAGACCGGAACATGGACTTCACTTGGCCGCCGCCTCCTCCATGATCGCCGCGGCCCGCGCGAGGGCGGCACGGTCGGCGTCGTCGAGGTCGGCGAGCACCTCTTCCACCCACGCGTCACGGCGTCGCACGGTCTCTTCGACGACCTCGAGGCCCGCCTCGGTGAGCGAGACGTTGACCTTGCGGCGGTCGTCCTCGTCGGGAGCGCGCTGCACCCACCCCGACTCCTCGAGGCAGTTCACGGTGCGGTTCATCGACGGGGCCGTCACGCGCTCGCGCTCGGCGAGTTCGCCCAGGCTGTGGGCTCCGTACACCTTGAGCACCGCGAGCACGGCGAACTGCCCGTCGCTCATCGCGTCGATCGCGCGCTCGGCGCGCAGACGCCGCGCGAAGCGGAACACCGCCATGCGCAGGTCGGCCGCGGCCGGTGCGAGGACGTCGTGATCGGCGGGGGGAGCGGGGGCGGCGGAGTCGTTCATGCGATTCGTTAGCCTAGCTCATTAGCCTTGCTAACGAAAGTTCGCGGATCAGGCCGGCGGTGACTCGGCGGCCTCCTCCGCGCGTGTCCGGCGCGGCTCGCCGCGCCCGAGCGCCAGCGTCGCGAAGAGCCCGATCGTGAGGAATCCTGCGGCGGTGAACGCCGACAGGCGCGTGCCGTCGCTGAACGCGGTCTTGGCGTCCTCGGCGATGTCGGCCGTCTCGGGCGACTGCTCCAGCCCCTCGATCGCGGCGCCGGCGCTGTCGACGACCGACGAGACGATCGCGTCGCGCTGGTCGGCCGGGACACCGCGGTCGTCGAGGAGCCCGCCGAGGATGCCGCCGGTGCTGGTGAACAGCACCGTTCCGAGGATCGCGATGCCCAGGGCCGAGCCGACCTGGCGCGACGTGGACTGGGTGCCTGACCCCTGCCCCGACAGGTCGACCGGGACATCCTCGAGGATGACCCCCGTCAGCTGCGCCGTCGCGAGCCCCACGCCGAACCCGTAGACCGCGAGGGCGGGGATGAGCCAGCCCCACGCGGCATCCGGTCCGATCACCAGGCCGACCCAGGCGACGCCGATGATCTCGGCGACGATGCCGGCGCGGACGATGAGGACGGGGCGCACGCGGCCGCTGAGGCCCCCGGCGAATCCGCTCGCGAGGAACGAGCCGCCGGCCAGCGCGAGCAGGATCAGCCCGGT
This region of Microbacterium thalassium genomic DNA includes:
- a CDS encoding glycoside hydrolase family 3 C-terminal domain-containing protein; the protein is MTDVDTRQHRNRENPPVDPRRSRMTLAEKASLMSGANFWNTKPVDRLGIPSIMLTDGPHGLRKQGGAADHLGLNASLPATCFPTAATLANTWDVDLLGRVGAALGAEAAAEKVSVLLGPGLNIKRNPLGGRSFEYFSEDPVLSGTLAAAMIRGIQSRGVAACPKHFAVNSQETHRMSIDEVVDERALHELYLEGFRIAITQGDAWTLMSSYNKVNGTYANENRELLDDILRRRWGFDGLVVTDWGGNNDRVAGVVAGNALEMPSTDGVTDREVLHAVERGELDESILDARVDEVLALIDRTTPTETPAVDHDRHHELAIEAARRSIVLASNDRGTLPLGPASGRVAVIGDFAARPRYQGAGSSLVNPTRVDAPLDALRDSGLDIIGYEAGFRRRDIASRRLRARAVRLAKRADVVLLFVGLDESAEAEAVDRAHMRLAGNQLELARELIALGVRVVAVVAGGAPVELPFADDVDAVVLGYLGGQGLGPAIADVLTGRANPGGRLAETYPLRYADVPSAASFARTEATSEHRESIYLGYRYYDKVGAPVRYPFGHGLSYTSFAYSDLRADAASARVTVTNTGDRAGHETVQLYVEAPDAARGQFRAPRELGGFATVRLDPGESATVEVRFADHAFHVFDTGAHEWRIAPGAYAVLAGASSRDIRLRADVVIDGEPLAVCDAPALPHYTSGRVDDVPDDEYAALLGRALPTATWPTDRPLTRDDIIAQTKGRGGFASVLHTLIETTSRALMLLGRPHAANNVRFVLDLPFRSVERMSGGRVDADMLDGFLLMVNGRFLRGIRHAWSAWRTRRTEARVAGEN
- a CDS encoding glycoside hydrolase family 3 protein — its product is MATRKEIKTDARTRLAEEKAAAKERRAELKAMTPEERSEAKAADRAAARAAQQERKAARASMNRAERREAKRRERAYKRTKHRPRRLVGWGIGTVAVVGVVVLVAPYASGIARSAALTFTDDTPAAAAAREAAVPVAEAVSDEGIVLLKNEDEVLPLSDGTVNVFSFASFNLQLGGGGSGGGASEGAPTLYEALEAQGVTCNQELYAVMEDAGAEHEVGSSNAFVQIAGALIGGDEGEPAPDYLTDDVMAQAAGFSDTAIVVVGNAGSEGSDFTADTLRLSEEQTALLDRVTASIPNVIVVVNSGNQMELGFLDEYPEITGAVWIGTPGPQGAVSLAKVLTGEVNPSGRLTDTYAYDVESAPATENLGDYSYENVGRAFLDYEEGIYVGYRYYETRYAGDAAYDQIVQFPFGYGLSYTTFDWTDAQVTVGDEVVMVDVTVTNTGDVAGKDVVEVYFAAPYTPGGIEKSAIELAGYAKTSLLEPGQTETVAVTFATRDMSSWSEDAQAYVLEKGDYDIVVGTDVSSPVFTVGTTVGAEVVYDTDDATGESLESLFDDAEGDLTYLSRDDWDGTYPTTPEGDTVASDELLALMNPELVPVTEGEAPAYGADNGLMLEDLKGLDYDDPQWEVFLDQLTLEEQIDLFSYGAYLTESVDRLGIPAITMLDSPAGLNSLFSSLDSAFYPSEIVIASTWNDALAYEVGASVAAEAAAYGIDVWYAPGMNLHRTAMGGRDFEYFSEDPLLSGKMAAGMVSGAEENGLPTTMKHFALNDQEVNARSGINVFVSEQALRELYLRPFEITVKESPVSGAMSSFINIGGVWAGGNGELLQDVLRDEWGFEGFVITDAVLGGWMDPVQAALNGNDLMLAALNPSGTASTMAQAAEEDPIGIGNALRDRVHAVLFTVLKTNQFA
- a CDS encoding alpha/beta hydrolase family esterase; protein product: MDTVERDSDRAEIDVTAPARRPRRRLRKALIITGSVLGAIVLSLGALAAWFLYAAAPAEPELDADVVRSSIEVDGMAREYVAVVPADLPADAPVVFAFHGSRMDAEGMRAASGYRFDELAAERGFVAVYPEGYEQTWHDCRATTPYPAREDDVDDVAFVEAMVADLTDAYGTSTERVFATGLSNGGHMSLRLATEAPDVVHGVAAFAAAYPADESNVCEWEGEAVPTMLVLGTADPINPFDGGDAGTFGGSLGTVLSADDSAAFLADRAGDATTAEVAAYANADAAGETDVTRTVYGGDAPVVLFAVEGGGHVVPNPTYAQPRVMGATTSHLDGPLAAVDFFGID
- a CDS encoding MFS transporter → MFRSFTTFNYRIWFLGALVSNIGGWMQATAQDWVVLTELTDNNAAAMGVTMALQFGPPLVLVSLTGWVADRFDRRRILFVTQSALLLLATGAGVLLLTGVMTLPIMFGFAAAFGVANAFDAPARQAFVSDVVSREHASNAIALNSASFNLARLIGPAVGGLLIVAVGTGWVFVINAVTFLAMILALSAMHSRELVPRVRQTGRARLSEGFRYVWGRPDLRVAFIMVFLLGAFGMNFPIFASTMALEFGQEADGYGLLSSILAIGSFAGALLAARRDRARVRVMVLAAGGFGVASLVSAVMPTYGLYALALVFVGFSTVTMLTTANGYVQTTTDPALRGRVLALYMAVIMGSTPIGAPITGWVASTFGPRVAITVGGIAVLGAFAIGAVWMLSSGRVRRHEEKRFRLTIDETRPVSVVDAVPEDFSEEVATTSPITLPELPERRVPHTAS
- a CDS encoding MarR family winged helix-turn-helix transcriptional regulator, which codes for MNDSAAPAPPADHDVLAPAAADLRMAVFRFARRLRAERAIDAMSDGQFAVLAVLKVYGAHSLGELAERERVTAPSMNRTVNCLEESGWVQRAPDEDDRRKVNVSLTEAGLEVVEETVRRRDAWVEEVLADLDDADRAALARAAAIMEEAAAK